AGAACAATAGGTAGATATCGAGTTGTGGCCAGGCTGGGCCGGGGCGGAATGGCCGAAGTATACAAGGCTTACCAGCCTGGTTTAGACCGTTATGTTGCTGTCAAAACATTGCACAGCCATCTGGTAGAAGATACAGACTTTGTAGGCAGATTTGAGCGCGAAGCGCACGCCATTGGCCGGTTGCGCCATCCCAATATTGTGCAGGCGCTTGATTTTGACCGCGAAGACGATATGTATTTTATGGCCATGGAATTTATTGATGGCCCCACGCTTAAGGATGAAATCAAAGCACGCAAAGCGGCCAAAAAGCCGTTTACGCTCCAAGAAGTGGGGCGCATCTTTACGGCTCTCTGCAGCGCCATAGATTACGCCCACTCTCGCGGTATGGTTCACCGTGATCTAAAACCGGCCAACGTAATGATCAATCAGCAAGGGCAGGTTGTCCTTACCGACTTTGGGATTGCCCGCATAGTAGGAGCTACCCAATTTACTCAAACCGGCGCGCTCTCCGGCACCCCGGCCTATATGTCTCCCGAACAAGGCCAGGGCGAACGCGCCGATGAGCGCAGCGACATCTATTCGCTGGGGGTGATGCTTTACGAACTGGTAACCGGCATGGTGCCTTATGATGCCGACACGCCTTTTGCCGTAATCATGAAACACATCAACGAACCCCTGCCCATGCCCAGAAAAATCAACCCCGCCCTCCCCGAAGCGGTAGAGCGAGTTATCCTCAAAGCCATGAGCAAAGACCCGGATGATCGTTACCAAACTGCCGGGGCAATGTCTAGAGCGTTGCGCGAGGCCGTAGACCTTAAGCCCGGCGATGAAAACGTGCCCCTGGCAATTGTTGCTCCCCCACCCAAAATTCAAGAAGTCGAACACTCCACCGGTCCCATTACACCGCAAGAAAAAGCGGCCACCGCCGCCGCCTTTGGCAGTGAGGCCACCCTATCGTCTGGAATGGAGGGTACAGTGACCCCCGTCCCGGCCAGGGGTTTCCCGGTACTTCCTTTTGTAATTGGGGGAGGGCTGATCATACTTTTGATATTAGGCGGCATTGTTGGCGCTATTGTCATCAGCCGTTTGACCCCCGCTCCTACCCCTACGGCAGTAACGGCCGCTTTTGCCGCCGTTACCGAAACCGCCCAGGCAGCCGGCAATGCCGCTTCTACGGCGGAAGCAGAACAGGCAAACGCCACGGCTACGGCAATAGCCGCCGCCGACCTGGCTGTTGCCGGACCCACACAAACCGCTGCGGCGGCCACCCTACAGGCTGAAGAGATGGTGGCCAAACAAACAGCCGACGCCAAACTAATTGGCGATGTGCTGGCCGCGCGGGATGCTACGGCTACCGCGGCGGCGCAAGAAAACTTGGCCGTGGCTGAAACAGCTACCGCTGAATTTATGGCTAACGCCACCACCACCCCGGCCCCTACCGATACGCCCCTGCCGCCCAATACTCCAACAACGGCTCCTGCCCCGGCTACCCCCACCCCAGCGGCCCCCGCGGATACACCCACTCCCGAAAGACCGCCCTTATCAGGCAAATTGGCCTTTTCGGTTGACGATGGGGCCGGCAAATTTGATGTATATATTGTATCCGTACCCGATGGGCAACAATTGGGTCTGATCAAGGGCGCTCGCCAACCTTACTTTCGGAGCGACGGCGTGAAACTGTTGGTCAATGGCCAGGGTGGAGGCTTTGGTGAAAATGTTTTTGAAGCCGGCGACAACGGCAATGTTGAAAAAGCGGTAACAGGCTCTCCCACCGACTGGTATCCGGTTTATAGTCCTGATGGGGGGCGTGTTGCCTACAGCAACGAGCAACTGGCCCTTGGTTCCGACAGCAGCTATCATCCCTACATTTTTGTGCAATGCGGCCTGATCCCTCCCTCTCAGGAAGGCGACCAAACTTGCCAGGATGTGGCCCGCTTTGGCATTCTGGTGCCAAACGGCCAGATTGGCGAAATTCAAGGCAGCAATCCCATTTGGGCAACTAACGATCACATTATTTATAAAGGGTGTAACAGTTGGGCCGGAGGTGGCTCCTGCGGTCTTTTTACCGTTGGCTCTTGGGCCAATAAACGCAGCAGCAATGGCGAAACCCCGCGCAAAATTGGCGAGGGGACCAGCCTGATTCCTACCGACACTAAAGGCAATCTGGTTGCCTATCAATCTCGTGAAAGCGGGAATTGGGAAGCTTATGTGATGGGGCTGGATGGAGGGGGAGCAATTAATATTTCTAACAATCCCAGCTCAAGTGATGGTTTACCTACCCTTTCTCCAGATAGCCGCTGGGTTGCCTTTGCCTCTGACCGCGAGGGGGGGTGGGCCGTGTATGTGGCCCCGGCTACAGGGGGGGAGGCCACAAAACTATTTGACTTTCCCAAACCCAATCCCTGGGCCACCGGCGACCGGGATTGGACCACCGAACGGATGTCGTGGGGGCCATAAAAAGTTTTAGCGGCAAGTGATCATTTTTTAAAGTTAAAAGGGGATTGCCTGTAGAGCAATCCCCTTTTTGCATCACATCTCTGTGAGCAAAGATATGTTATCCAAAAATAGAAGCGATCCGGTTGGCCGCCCGGCGCATTGAGAGCATCACCAAACCCAACTTGGCATTGGCCGGAATCATCACCGCTAAAATGGTGTGCCTACTTGTTCTGATGATAACCGTTGTGCGTTGTTCTCCTTCCAGTAAGATACGGTTAAGCTGCCCCTGCTCTAATCGTTTACTAAAATCTTCGGCCATAT
This portion of the Anaerolineae bacterium genome encodes:
- a CDS encoding serine/threonine-protein kinase, with translation MARLGRGGMAEVYKAYQPGLDRYVAVKTLHSHLVEDTDFVGRFEREAHAIGRLRHPNIVQALDFDREDDMYFMAMEFIDGPTLKDEIKARKAAKKPFTLQEVGRIFTALCSAIDYAHSRGMVHRDLKPANVMINQQGQVVLTDFGIARIVGATQFTQTGALSGTPAYMSPEQGQGERADERSDIYSLGVMLYELVTGMVPYDADTPFAVIMKHINEPLPMPRKINPALPEAVERVILKAMSKDPDDRYQTAGAMSRALREAVDLKPGDENVPLAIVAPPPKIQEVEHSTGPITPQEKAATAAAFGSEATLSSGMEGTVTPVPARGFPVLPFVIGGGLIILLILGGIVGAIVISRLTPAPTPTAVTAAFAAVTETAQAAGNAASTAEAEQANATATAIAAADLAVAGPTQTAAAATLQAEEMVAKQTADAKLIGDVLAARDATATAAAQENLAVAETATAEFMANATTTPAPTDTPLPPNTPTTAPAPATPTPAAPADTPTPERPPLSGKLAFSVDDGAGKFDVYIVSVPDGQQLGLIKGARQPYFRSDGVKLLVNGQGGGFGENVFEAGDNGNVEKAVTGSPTDWYPVYSPDGGRVAYSNEQLALGSDSSYHPYIFVQCGLIPPSQEGDQTCQDVARFGILVPNGQIGEIQGSNPIWATNDHIIYKGCNSWAGGGSCGLFTVGSWANKRSSNGETPRKIGEGTSLIPTDTKGNLVAYQSRESGNWEAYVMGLDGGGAINISNNPSSSDGLPTLSPDSRWVAFASDREGGWAVYVAPATGGEATKLFDFPKPNPWATGDRDWTTERMSWGP
- a CDS encoding roadblock/LC7 domain-containing protein is translated as MSAADNRSKLKDNSQLLQEILNELIMHNPDILSALVVSDDGLNVASGIPYHDDDAIALTASDLTDMAEDFSKRLEQGQLNRILLEGEQRTTVIIRTSRHTILAVMIPANAKLGLVMLSMRRAANRIASIFG